A single Brevundimonas sp. SL130 DNA region contains:
- the rhmD gene encoding L-rhamnonate dehydratase, whose translation MSRLPKIKHVRAFVVKNDGTGGGADYHDQGDGHWIDDHIATPMAKYPEYRQSRRSFGINVLGTLVVEIEADNGVVGFAVTTGGEPAAYIVEKHLARFLEGRDPSEVEKIWDQMYFSTQYYGRKGLVVNAISGVDLALWDLLGRLRQEPVFAMLGGAVRDELTFYATGARPDKAKELGFIGGKMPLHHGPAEGEEGLHKNLAELEAMRNACGDDFWLMFDCWMALDLNYATRLAHEAHKLGLKWIEEALSPDDYWGYQALKKNAPKGMLVTTGEHEATRWGFRMLLEMECCDIIQPDVGWCGGVTELIKISAMADAKGVLMIPHGSSVYSYHFVVTRHNSPFAEFLMMAPGADEVVPMFHPQLIGEPVPVNGKLKVPDAPGFGVELNRDIALHRPYAR comes from the coding sequence ATGAGCAGGCTCCCCAAGATAAAACACGTGCGCGCCTTTGTCGTGAAGAACGACGGTACGGGAGGCGGCGCGGACTATCACGACCAGGGCGACGGCCACTGGATCGACGACCACATCGCCACCCCCATGGCGAAATATCCCGAGTATCGCCAGAGCCGCCGCAGCTTCGGCATCAATGTTCTGGGCACGTTGGTGGTTGAGATCGAGGCCGACAACGGCGTCGTCGGCTTCGCGGTGACGACCGGGGGCGAACCCGCCGCCTATATCGTCGAGAAGCACCTGGCCCGGTTCCTGGAAGGCCGCGATCCGTCCGAGGTCGAGAAGATCTGGGACCAGATGTATTTCTCCACCCAGTATTATGGCCGCAAGGGCCTGGTGGTGAACGCCATTTCGGGCGTCGATCTGGCGCTGTGGGATCTGCTGGGTCGCCTGCGACAGGAACCCGTCTTCGCCATGCTGGGCGGCGCGGTTCGCGACGAACTGACCTTCTACGCCACCGGCGCCCGCCCCGACAAAGCCAAGGAACTGGGCTTCATCGGCGGCAAGATGCCCCTGCACCACGGTCCGGCCGAGGGCGAAGAAGGCCTGCACAAGAACCTGGCCGAGCTGGAGGCGATGCGGAACGCCTGCGGCGACGACTTCTGGCTGATGTTCGACTGCTGGATGGCGTTGGACCTGAACTACGCCACCCGCCTGGCGCACGAGGCGCACAAGCTCGGCCTCAAGTGGATCGAGGAGGCGCTCAGCCCCGACGACTACTGGGGCTATCAGGCGCTGAAGAAGAACGCACCCAAGGGGATGCTGGTCACCACCGGCGAGCATGAAGCCACCCGCTGGGGCTTCCGCATGCTGTTGGAAATGGAATGCTGCGACATCATCCAGCCGGACGTGGGCTGGTGCGGCGGCGTGACCGAACTGATCAAGATTTCCGCCATGGCCGACGCCAAGGGCGTGCTGATGATCCCGCACGGATCGTCGGTCTATTCCTACCACTTCGTGGTGACGCGCCATAACAGCCCGTTCGCGGAGTTCCTGATGATGGCCCCCGGCGCCGACGAGGTCGTGCCCATGTTCCACCCCCAGCTGATCGGCGAACCCGTTCCCGTGAACGGCAAGCTGAAGGTTCCCGACGCCCCCGGTTTCGGCGTCGAACTGAACCGCGACATCGCCCTGCACCGCCCCTACGCGCGCTAA
- a CDS encoding fumarylacetoacetate hydrolase family protein, producing MKLLRYGPKGHEKPGTLDAEGRIRDLSGVIADITPEQLYGPALEALKAIDPATLPLVEGQPRYGVPVNGSRKFIAIGLNFADHAEESNLPIPAEPVVFTKAITCLNGPNDDVIIPRGSEKTDWEVELGVVIGKTATYVTQAEALDHVAGYVLINDVSERAFQTERGGTWDKGKGCDTFGPVGPWLVTTDEVGDVQNLDMWLDLNGKRMQTGNTRTMIFGVAEIVSYLSEFMTLEPGDLITTGTPPGVGLGQKPPLYLKPGDTVRLGIQKLGEQGQTFVEWTR from the coding sequence ATGAAATTGCTGCGCTACGGCCCCAAGGGCCACGAAAAACCCGGCACGCTGGACGCCGAGGGCCGCATTCGCGACCTGTCCGGCGTCATCGCCGACATTACGCCGGAACAGCTGTACGGCCCGGCGCTCGAGGCCCTGAAGGCCATCGATCCGGCCACCCTCCCCCTGGTCGAAGGCCAGCCCCGCTATGGCGTGCCGGTGAACGGCAGCCGCAAGTTCATCGCCATCGGCCTGAACTTCGCCGACCATGCGGAGGAGTCCAATCTGCCCATCCCGGCCGAGCCGGTGGTCTTCACCAAGGCCATCACCTGCCTGAACGGCCCCAACGACGACGTCATCATCCCGCGCGGATCTGAAAAGACCGATTGGGAGGTCGAGCTGGGCGTCGTCATCGGCAAGACCGCCACCTACGTCACCCAGGCCGAGGCGCTGGACCACGTCGCGGGCTATGTCCTGATCAATGACGTGTCCGAGCGCGCCTTCCAGACCGAACGCGGCGGGACCTGGGACAAGGGCAAGGGTTGCGACACTTTCGGCCCCGTCGGCCCCTGGCTGGTCACCACCGACGAGGTCGGCGACGTCCAGAACCTGGACATGTGGCTGGACCTGAACGGCAAGCGGATGCAGACCGGCAACACCCGGACCATGATCTTCGGCGTCGCCGAGATCGTCTCCTATCTGTCGGAGTTCATGACGCTGGAGCCCGGCGACCTGATCACCACCGGCACCCCGCCCGGCGTGGGCCTGGGCCAAAAGCCGCCGCTGTATCTGAAGCCCGGCGACACGGTTCGCCTGGGCATCCAGAAGCTGGGCGAGCAAGGCCAGACTTTCGTGGAATGGACCCGATGA
- a CDS encoding SDR family NAD(P)-dependent oxidoreductase: MSAYAGRFEGRTAVITGGASGLGRASAARIVAEGGKVVLWDLNADALAAAADEVGATHVIALDVADPDAVAAAAAESARRLGRIDILVASAGITGATVPVHEFPIDSWKRVVDINLNGVFYCSRAIVPFMLENGYGRIVNVASVAGKEGNPNASAYSASKAGVIGFTKSLGKELAGKGVIANSLTPATFESPILEQLPQSQVDYMRSKIPMGRLGEVEESAAMVCFMASEECSFTTASTFDTSGGRTTY, translated from the coding sequence ATGAGCGCTTACGCAGGACGGTTCGAAGGCCGCACCGCCGTCATCACCGGCGGCGCCTCTGGGTTGGGCAGGGCCTCGGCCGCCCGCATCGTCGCCGAGGGCGGCAAGGTGGTGCTGTGGGACCTCAACGCCGATGCGTTGGCGGCGGCGGCAGACGAGGTCGGCGCGACCCATGTGATCGCGCTGGACGTCGCCGATCCCGACGCGGTCGCGGCGGCGGCGGCTGAATCCGCCAGGCGGCTGGGCCGGATTGACATCCTGGTCGCCTCGGCCGGGATCACCGGCGCCACGGTTCCGGTGCATGAGTTCCCAATCGACAGCTGGAAGCGGGTCGTCGACATCAATCTGAACGGCGTCTTCTACTGCTCGCGCGCCATCGTGCCCTTCATGCTCGAGAACGGCTATGGCCGTATCGTCAATGTCGCCTCGGTCGCCGGCAAAGAGGGCAATCCGAACGCCAGCGCCTATTCGGCCTCAAAGGCCGGGGTGATCGGCTTCACCAAGTCGCTGGGCAAGGAACTGGCGGGCAAGGGCGTCATCGCCAACAGCCTGACGCCCGCAACCTTCGAAAGCCCGATCCTGGAGCAACTGCCCCAGAGTCAGGTCGACTATATGCGTTCCAAGATCCCGATGGGCCGCCTGGGCGAGGTCGAGGAGAGTGCGGCCATGGTCTGCTTCATGGCCTCCGAGGAGTGCAGCTTCACCACCGCCTCGACGTTCGACACGTCCGGCGGCCGCACGACCTACTAG
- a CDS encoding amidohydrolase family protein encodes MPSGLRIVDPHVHLWDLSRARYGWLQDDPLPNNPAGDMSAIAHRNYLLDDYLSDTAGWRVDKIVHVEAGQPMGWQLSETDWLQAMADQRAYPHGVVAGADLLAPDLDALLEAQAARPNVRGVRQIVCWHEDPLKTYTDRDLLRDPQWVEGFAKLARHGLSFDLQLYPSQMATAAIIAARHPDIPIIVNHAGLPTDRDAAGMERWRRGLRLLAAQPQASIKISGLGITDRAWTLDSIRPTVLECIEVFGTERAMFASDFPVERVHGTFDAFYSAFDAITADFSADERDRLFAANAETIYRI; translated from the coding sequence GTGCCGTCGGGCCTTCGCATCGTCGATCCCCACGTCCACCTGTGGGACCTGTCACGCGCGCGCTATGGCTGGCTTCAGGACGATCCCCTGCCGAACAATCCGGCGGGGGACATGTCCGCCATCGCGCACAGGAACTATCTGCTGGACGACTATCTGTCGGACACGGCCGGGTGGCGCGTGGACAAGATCGTCCATGTCGAGGCCGGCCAGCCGATGGGCTGGCAACTGTCCGAGACGGACTGGCTTCAGGCCATGGCCGATCAGCGAGCCTATCCCCACGGCGTCGTCGCCGGCGCCGACCTTCTGGCCCCCGACCTGGACGCCCTGCTGGAGGCCCAGGCCGCGCGGCCGAACGTGCGTGGCGTGCGTCAGATCGTCTGCTGGCACGAGGACCCGCTGAAGACCTATACCGACCGCGACCTGCTGCGCGATCCGCAGTGGGTCGAGGGGTTCGCCAAACTGGCGCGCCATGGCCTGTCGTTCGACCTGCAGCTCTATCCGTCGCAGATGGCGACGGCGGCCATCATCGCGGCCCGCCATCCCGACATACCGATCATCGTCAATCACGCCGGTCTGCCGACCGACCGCGACGCAGCCGGCATGGAGCGGTGGCGCAGGGGCCTGCGCCTGCTGGCCGCCCAGCCCCAGGCATCGATCAAGATCTCGGGCCTGGGCATCACCGACCGCGCCTGGACCTTGGACTCCATCCGACCGACGGTGCTTGAATGTATCGAGGTCTTTGGGACCGAGCGGGCCATGTTCGCCTCGGACTTCCCGGTCGAGCGCGTCCACGGAACCTTCGACGCCTTCTATTCGGCCTTCGACGCCATCACAGCCGACTTCTCGGCCGACGAACGCGACCGTCTGTTCGCCGCCAACGCCGAGACGATCTACCGCATTTGA
- a CDS encoding IclR family transcriptional regulator: MGRVASIKTAQVDGEEEVGAKASGSQTLLRGLDVIEALIDGPMPLAELSEKLELTRSTTHRLASALVDRRLLSFRPREGYSLGPKLLELGHAASQQMHLPRVARPWLEQLSDQTQDTVHLGVLDGRHALYLDKVAGRRRINIGSRLGERHPIASTGLGKALILDMSEPEWIDFYATEGVAFDSAARAVWLERMRSYAEKGYAFDLEENEDQIRCVAAPVRSVDGRIVAALSVSSAAQYMSDERMTELTRTVTDAANAISADLGWLPKR, encoded by the coding sequence ATGGGACGAGTGGCGTCAATCAAGACCGCGCAGGTCGATGGGGAAGAAGAGGTCGGCGCCAAGGCGTCCGGCAGCCAAACCCTGCTGCGCGGGCTGGACGTGATCGAAGCCCTTATCGATGGGCCGATGCCTCTGGCCGAACTGTCCGAAAAGCTGGAACTCACCCGCAGCACCACCCACCGTCTGGCCTCGGCCCTGGTCGATCGTCGCCTGCTGTCGTTCCGCCCGCGCGAGGGCTACAGCCTGGGTCCGAAGCTGCTGGAACTGGGCCATGCCGCCAGCCAGCAGATGCACCTGCCGCGTGTCGCCCGCCCCTGGCTGGAACAGTTGTCGGACCAGACCCAGGATACGGTTCATCTGGGCGTCCTCGACGGCCGTCACGCCCTCTACCTGGACAAGGTCGCGGGCCGGCGGCGGATCAATATCGGCTCTCGTCTGGGCGAGCGGCATCCCATCGCTTCCACGGGGCTGGGCAAGGCGTTGATCCTCGACATGTCCGAGCCTGAGTGGATCGACTTTTATGCGACGGAGGGGGTTGCGTTCGACTCGGCCGCGCGCGCCGTCTGGCTGGAGCGGATGCGCAGCTATGCCGAAAAGGGATACGCCTTCGATCTAGAAGAGAACGAGGATCAGATCCGTTGCGTGGCCGCGCCGGTTCGCTCTGTCGATGGGCGAATTGTCGCCGCGCTGAGCGTTTCATCGGCCGCCCAGTACATGTCCGACGAGCGGATGACGGAACTGACCCGCACCGTGACCGACGCCGCCAACGCCATCAGCGCCGATCTCGGCTGGCTGCCCAAACGTTGA
- a CDS encoding Tat pathway signal sequence domain protein: MACVTPSRRALLLGAGALAAAQAVSGPVLAAARNAPVDTPLRWLDGEKPGRLEGATFGVPWPRGAVRPSQAFRIRSGDGRETPTQSWPIAYWPDGSLKWSAHAVTPDAAVEGLSIVPGAPKAPARPVRVVENGTEIVVASGDLEWRIPKSGPVLVSQASRAGRVTVQNLSLVALSQDKAELAPTGVVQSARYAVQIRKVTVEQTGPVRAVLKLDGVHSDGSREWLPVSVRLYFYAGAESVRIVHSFIFDGDPARDFIRGLGVVVQAPMTDESYNRHVRFSGEGPGVWGEAVRTLTGLRTRANPTPAVRSAQIEGQAVALADLPEILRNDGLQWIPEWGDFTLSQLSPDGFTLRKRTSEGHAWIDSNVGARSRGLVYAGGATGGVALGLKDFWQRAPTGLEVRNAHTDTAQITAWLWSPEAPPMDMRPYRSANGMDTTAEEMVGLNITYEDYEDGWDDAHGVARTSELTLWALGATPSHAAFSAMAEQVADPARLTVEPARLHAAGVFGDWGLPDASTPIRQGLEGRLTYLLDHYMKEAEQRRWYGFWSYGDVMHTYDPDRHMWRYDVGGYAWDNSELSTDLWLWTSYLRTGRADLFKFAEAMTRHTGEVDVYHLGRFKGFGTRHGVQHWSDSSKQPRVSNVAYRRIYYFLTADERVGDLMWELTSSEQALLNVDISRKLPPAPGRAVPEGQVVSGFGTSWGAFIAAWLTEWERTGDPRWRDRILNGMNTIAGMKRRWFAGEAPFDLATGRYQGQGDYVGVSHLSAVFGVVEMTSELLDLLDVPAYRAAWLEYCRYYNAPPAEISALLGTVPPGRSLVEGHSRLSAYAAHQENDHALALRAWSEFLGRDAQSLRALLNARTTTVGGVDVLRPIEEDPQVSTNDAAQWSLAAIQNLALVGDSLEEAAVRIGFTT, encoded by the coding sequence ATGGCCTGTGTCACACCTTCTCGCCGCGCCCTTCTGCTGGGGGCGGGCGCCTTGGCGGCGGCCCAGGCCGTCAGCGGGCCGGTCCTGGCCGCAGCGCGCAACGCGCCTGTCGACACCCCGTTGCGATGGCTGGACGGCGAGAAGCCGGGACGGCTTGAGGGCGCGACCTTCGGCGTGCCCTGGCCCCGTGGCGCGGTACGGCCGAGCCAGGCCTTCAGGATCCGCAGCGGCGACGGCCGTGAGACCCCGACCCAGTCCTGGCCGATCGCCTATTGGCCCGACGGCTCCCTGAAATGGTCCGCCCATGCGGTCACCCCAGATGCGGCGGTCGAAGGCCTGTCCATCGTACCGGGCGCGCCCAAGGCGCCGGCCCGGCCCGTGCGCGTCGTCGAAAACGGGACCGAGATCGTCGTCGCGTCCGGCGATCTGGAATGGCGTATTCCCAAGTCAGGTCCGGTCTTGGTGTCGCAGGCGTCGCGCGCCGGTCGCGTCACCGTCCAAAACCTCTCACTGGTCGCCCTGTCCCAGGACAAGGCTGAACTGGCGCCGACCGGCGTGGTGCAGTCGGCGCGCTATGCGGTTCAGATCCGCAAGGTGACGGTCGAACAGACCGGCCCGGTGCGGGCGGTGCTGAAGCTGGACGGCGTGCACAGCGACGGAAGCCGCGAATGGCTGCCGGTCTCGGTGCGCCTGTATTTCTACGCCGGCGCGGAGAGCGTTCGGATCGTGCACAGCTTCATCTTCGACGGCGATCCGGCCCGGGACTTCATCCGGGGCCTGGGCGTCGTGGTCCAGGCGCCGATGACGGACGAAAGCTATAATCGCCATGTCCGCTTCTCCGGCGAAGGGCCTGGAGTCTGGGGCGAGGCGGTGCGGACCCTGACGGGGCTGCGCACCCGCGCCAATCCTACGCCGGCGGTGCGAAGCGCCCAGATCGAGGGTCAGGCGGTGGCCCTTGCCGATCTGCCTGAGATCCTTCGGAACGACGGTCTGCAGTGGATTCCGGAATGGGGCGATTTCACGCTTTCCCAGCTGTCGCCGGACGGCTTCACCCTGCGCAAGCGGACGTCTGAGGGGCATGCCTGGATCGATTCCAACGTCGGCGCCCGCAGCCGAGGCCTGGTCTACGCCGGCGGCGCGACAGGCGGCGTGGCGCTTGGTCTGAAGGATTTCTGGCAAAGGGCGCCGACGGGGCTTGAGGTGCGCAACGCCCATACGGACACGGCGCAGATCACCGCCTGGCTGTGGTCGCCAGAGGCCCCGCCGATGGATATGCGCCCGTACCGCAGCGCCAACGGCATGGATACGACGGCCGAGGAAATGGTCGGCCTCAACATCACCTATGAGGACTATGAGGATGGCTGGGACGACGCGCACGGCGTCGCCCGCACCTCTGAACTGACACTATGGGCCCTGGGGGCGACGCCGTCGCACGCCGCGTTTTCGGCCATGGCCGAACAGGTGGCCGATCCAGCCCGTCTGACAGTCGAACCGGCGCGCCTGCACGCCGCCGGGGTGTTCGGAGACTGGGGCCTGCCAGATGCGTCCACCCCCATCCGTCAGGGGCTGGAAGGCCGTCTGACCTATCTGCTTGACCACTATATGAAGGAGGCCGAGCAGAGGCGCTGGTACGGCTTCTGGTCGTATGGCGACGTCATGCACACCTATGACCCGGACCGTCACATGTGGCGGTACGACGTGGGCGGATACGCCTGGGACAACTCCGAGCTTTCGACCGATCTCTGGCTGTGGACCAGCTATCTCCGCACGGGGCGCGCCGATCTGTTCAAGTTCGCCGAGGCGATGACCCGCCACACCGGCGAGGTCGATGTCTATCATCTGGGGCGGTTCAAGGGGTTTGGAACCCGCCATGGCGTCCAGCACTGGTCCGACTCGTCGAAACAGCCGCGGGTCTCGAATGTCGCCTATCGTCGGATCTATTATTTCCTGACCGCAGACGAGCGGGTGGGCGATCTGATGTGGGAACTGACGAGCTCAGAGCAGGCTCTGCTCAATGTGGACATCTCGCGCAAACTGCCCCCGGCGCCCGGACGGGCCGTTCCAGAGGGGCAGGTGGTGTCCGGCTTCGGAACCTCGTGGGGCGCCTTCATCGCCGCCTGGCTGACCGAATGGGAGCGAACGGGCGACCCGCGTTGGCGCGACCGTATCCTGAACGGAATGAACACGATCGCCGGCATGAAACGTCGCTGGTTCGCGGGTGAAGCGCCCTTTGACTTGGCCACCGGCCGTTATCAGGGGCAGGGCGACTATGTCGGGGTGTCGCATCTCAGCGCGGTGTTCGGGGTCGTCGAGATGACGTCCGAGTTGCTGGATCTGCTGGACGTGCCCGCCTATCGCGCCGCCTGGCTGGAATATTGCCGCTACTATAATGCGCCGCCGGCCGAAATCTCCGCCCTGCTCGGTACTGTCCCGCCGGGGCGCTCGCTGGTGGAGGGGCATTCGCGCCTGTCGGCCTACGCCGCCCATCAGGAGAATGACCACGCCCTGGCTCTACGCGCCTGGTCCGAGTTCCTGGGGCGGGACGCGCAGAGCCTGCGCGCCTTGCTGAACGCCCGGACGACCACCGTCGGCGGGGTGGATGTGTTGCGTCCCATCGAGGAAGACCCGCAGGTTTCGACCAATGACGCGGCTCAGTGGAGCCTGGCGGCCATTCAGAACCTGGCTCTGGTCGGAGACAGTCTGGAGGAAGCCGCCGTGCGGATCGGCTTCACGACATGA